Proteins co-encoded in one Corylus avellana chromosome ca9, CavTom2PMs-1.0 genomic window:
- the LOC132162147 gene encoding calcium-dependent lipid-binding protein-like translates to MLMNSSKQVFDKDIGQDKRLGIVKLPLIQLEAETEKEYNLRLLPSLDMLKIKDKKDRGRLIIKVLYHEFNKEEQLIALEQEKMIIEQRKKLKQEGVIGSTMDALDGAASLVGSGVGILVSVPELGLWELALGPEFGSLAVD, encoded by the exons ATGCTCATGAACTCTTCTAAACAGGTTTTTGATAAGGACATTGGGCAAGACAAGAGATTGGGAATAGTAAAGCTGCCTTTGATTCAGCTGGAAGCTGAAACCGAAAAAGAGTATAATTTGAGACTGCTACCATCACTTGACATGCTGAAAATTAAAGATAAGAAGGATAGGGGGCGTCTTATTATTAAG GTCTTGTATCATGAATTTAACAAGGAAGAGCAGTTGATTGCTCTGGAACAAGAGAAGATGATCatagaacaaagaaagaaactgAAACAAGAGGGAGTTATAGGGAGTACAATGGATGCACTTGATGGAGCAGCATCACTGGTTGGGTCTGGTGTTGGAATACTGGTCTCGGTGCCGGAGTTGGGATTGTGGGAACTGGCGTTGGGGCCAGAGTTTGGATCGTTGGCAGTGGACTGA